In a genomic window of Sardina pilchardus chromosome 20, fSarPil1.1, whole genome shotgun sequence:
- the clic4 gene encoding chloride intracellular channel protein 4, which produces MSLSVPQNGVKGDNEPVIELFVKAGSDGESIGNCPFSQRLFMILWLKGVVFNVTTVDLKRKPADLQNLAPGTHPPFITFNGEVKTDVNKIEEFLEDVLSPPKYAKLGARHPESNTAGMDIFAKFSAFIKNSKPDCNEGLERGVLKTLQKLDEYLRSPLPDEIDHNSIEDVKVSSRKFLDGDDMTLADCNLLPKLHIVKVVAKKYRGFEIPKDMMGIWKYLGNAYSREEFTNTCPSDKEIEIAYGDVAKRLVK; this is translated from the exons GCAGGGAGTGATGGCGAGAGCATCGGCAACTGCCCCTTCTCCCAGCGCCTCTTCATGATCCTGTGGCTCAAGGGTGTGGTCTTCAACGTCACCACGGTGGACCTGAAAAG GAAACCAGCGGACCTGCAGAACCTGGCCCCGGGCACACATCCGCCCTTCATCACCTTTAACGGAGAGGTCAAGACGGACGTCAACAAGATCGAGGAGTTCCTGGAGGATGTCCTCAGCCCCCCCAA GTATGCCAAACTTGGTGCCCGTCACCCTGAGTCCAACACAGCGGGGATGGACATCTTTGCCAAATTTTCAGCTTTCATCAAAAACTCCAAACCTGATTGCAATGAAG GTCTGGAGCGAGGTGTGCTGAAAACCCTGCAGAAGCTGGACGAGTACCTGCGCTCTCCACTGCCTGACGAGATCGACCACAACAGCATTGAGGACGTCAAGGTGTCCAGCCGCAAGTTCTTGGACGGGGACGACATGACCCTCGCTGACTGCAACCTGCTTCCTAAGCTTCACattgtcaag GTTGTGGCCAAGAAGTACCGGGGCTTTGAGATTCCCAAGGATATGATGGGCATCTGGAAGTACCTGGGCAATGCCTACTCCCGCGAGGAGTTCACCAATACCTGCCCCAGCGACAAAGAGATCGAGATCGCCTATGGCGACGTGGCCAAGAGGCTTGTGAAATAA